TGCACCATAAAAGTGATTTCCTAGGCTGTCTGCTACTGAACTAGAATAGCTTGAATGCAACCTGCAAACCTTCCCATGAGCAAGtggcactcttttttttttttaacttcttactTTGAGAGAATATTGCCCAGTTAAAGAGCTCATAATAAAAGCCTGCAGTTGTATTTGAACACCTACAGGGGTAGGATTTCAGTGTTTCCATTCTTTAGTTATGCTTTTGAATGTCAGCTTGAAAACAAACCTGGCAgttgtttttcagttcatttcacTTTCTGGTTATTTCAATTTCAAATACTTCAGTTGAATGCTGTAAATGTGTGTCAACCACAGCTCAGGATTGCTGTACTTGGTAAAGATCATTCAGAACCATTTCAGTAGAACTTCTACTATGTAGATTTGACGTTTTCATGGCCATCTTCACCATCTGATGTTCCCATATACGTAAGGGTTTCTCTCATTCCATCAAACTACTTCAGTGACCAGACAAGTCTCCAAAAGACAGGATGACGTGTTACATGACACAAGGCTGGGTGCCTTCATTCCTTTTATTAATATATGTTTTAGCTAATGTGACACATCTAAAGTCAACTAGCTTATGGAATAGTATCTGTAATGGAATAATTTGGGATGAGATTTTTAATGCTCAtttctttataatttcttttaaaatccccaaaaaaaagttaactttgTAAGTGCTTAATCAAACCAAggcaaacaaccaaacaaacaaagaggCGAGGGAAGGAGAGTAAAGCACATGGCCATTGGCATCTAGCAGTAATCCAATACACTAGCAGACTGAAATGCAATCCCACCCTTAATATGGCATTACCTAGTTCAGCTTATAGTGTACGTCACTAATGCAGTAGGAAAGGTTCTCACAAATAACAGTCctccatattttcttttaaaaactcattGTGGTGACACTAACTATTGCCAGACTATATCTAcctctgtatttcaaaatgtagttaagaaagaaaagaagacctTAAAGGGACATATTAAAGTACCTAGGATAAATTAGAGAATCCTAAGCCTAACTTTATGCCTAGATTAGTTAACTGAGTGTGAGTATCCAAACAAAATCCTGTTCCTTCAGAAGAGCATCGCCATGCAATCACCTGCTTAtacaaagataacaaaaaagAGACAGATTTAACTGATGTTTCCCATCAGTAATTGCAATCTAACTTTGCAGGAAAACTAAATCCCACTGCTGTGTGGGCCTTTTTCACTATAGGCATTGTGATGATCCTACCAACTCCAGCCTGAAAGATCCAGTTCTTTCTAGCTTTGTGTCTCAGtcattaaaaatcaaatcttctccccagccccccaggtAGCTTTTGATCAGTTTTCCCTCAATAAACCCATATAAAGACTTGGAAGACAGACAACAATTTCAGCTCCAGGAGAACTATTTCTAAGTCTCCAATTTTTGCACCCAATTACTGACTCAGTATGACAAGCCTCAAGTGCAAGAGGTCACTGTATGCTCTGCCAGGcccatctgcttttcttccctgaaagcTCAAGGAAGGAGCTGGGCATACAGGATAAGGGACTTTTCAAATAGCAGCAATTACTTCTCTCGAGATGTTAGCAGGACAATAAATGGTAGCAGAGCCTTGGTTTTTAACCCTAAAGATTTACTTTCTTAAAAGGAACATGCTTAAAACGACCAAGAAATACTAGCAGCTCAATAGCATTCCTCAGAACTCTCCTGAGCACTAATAAGggcagtgaaaaataaacagatggtTCAGTGATTTATGCTTCGAAAAATGCTCTAGGATTATCCTACTTAAATtaacagaatgaaacaaaattagGCAATTTATTAGCCAGACTCACCGAATGATTATGCACAAAActcaaatttattattttcattaattactCTGGCACAAGTGGGATCATACTGATTAAAGTTGCTAGCGATACAAAGTTGGCAGAGGCCACAAGGCATCTAAAATTAAATAGTGCCACATTACAGCTACATAACAAGACCATGTACTCGAAAACTAACATAAAGAACTTCCGATATGAGTTCATCAATTAGAAATGACTGGAGAGAATCTGAAGGGTTCACTTAACCGCAAGGAAACCCGAGGCAGCCAAAGAAGGTATCAGGAGAAGCATCAAGCAAAAATACGGAACTGCTATGCCATTTTCAAGGCACTAGCAGATCTCGTGGGGCTATTTATGTTAAGAGGTATCTACACCACCTCAGTTTGAACCTAACAGCTACCAGAATAcgctggggggggaaaaagcatGTTGGGAGGAGGAGGCAAAACCTGCTTATTAGCCTCGCAGATCAAAAGGTGCGAGAAGATATGAACGCTGCCTGTGAGTGTGGCATGGGAAGGAACAAAGGTATGCAGGTGATGCACAATGCCGGCACGACGACAGAGGTGCGTGGAGTCGCCATGAATCAGAGTTTTGCCACAGGTTTAAACGTGGGCACCCAGCTCCCAAAGAACGAGGCTTGCAGTCCCCTGACCACAACAGGCACAGGGGGTGcctacttttaaaatacagatcaaAAGCTTGCTTAGGGGGTTAAGTTAGGCTTTTACTAACTAGTCTATTAGAGCAGACAGCCCAGGAGGTGCCCGGTGGTGGCTCAGAAGCAAATATGCACACTCATCTCccgagcagggagcagcaccacGCACGGCCTGTCTGTAACAGAGGGGCTGCCTTCtccctcagccagctgcagcagagccagaccgggccgggccgggccgagccgagccgggccgagccgggccgagCCGTGCCCGACCCCTGGAGCCGGCCGCGGGTCCCCCTGTCACGGCCGCTGCCGGCGGCGCCCCTCAGCGGCGGGGCGGGACGGGGGCTGCAGCCGCTCGCGCCCGGGGCCTCGCGCCCGCTCCGGCCAACGGCCGCGGCCGCCTGAGGGACCGGGCGGCCATCCCGGCCACTCGCCGGCCATCCCGGTACCtcagcgccccgccgccggcagCCAGCACCCCGGGGCAGCCCGCCTGCCCCGCAGAGAGACGGtggccccgctgccctcccctcagcgcccctcACTCACCATCGCGGCGCTGGGTGCCGGCGGCGAGCGCCCAGCCAGCCGGGTCCCGCAGCTTGCggctgcctcttttttttttttttttttttcttccctttccaccCCCCTCCCGGTGCTTGCTCCCCCCCCCGACCTGGAAGTGAATGCAGCTCCGGGCCCGCCTCCCTTAAAGCAGCCGCGGCGGGCAGAGGACACCCAGCCCGGCTCTGCGGACGGCAGGGCCAGCGGCCGGGGCTGTTACTCGCCAAAAAGCGCTGGCCCGGCctgcctgaccctcccctgggCTCGTTTTGGGAGGACAAAGCAAGGCTGGAGCTCAGCCTCagctcacagaatcacagaatttctaggttggaagagacctcaagatcatcgagtccaacctctgacctccATGCTTTTGCACAGAGATCAGCCTCTTGCAATTAAATGTTTCCTGCCCTAAATCGTGTCTTTGGATACTATGACTGAGTGCTCCAGCACAAAAGGGTTTGCTTCCTGCTTCGGAGTTGGAGAGGAGCTTTGCTATCAGCttttatacaaaataatttcGGCTTTCAGATACAGTAACGGCGATGAAGGGCTCTTTCCCAACAAACTACTGTATTTACACTCAGTGAACacagttattttttgtttcagaatagACAGTGATACAATTGCTCTGTccagttaaaatgaaattacaaagAGTTTACTGTTAAATCTTTTAAGGAATTACTGATTTTTAGTACATCAGTTTTGTATGCAAACCAGAAAAACAACTCACACATCAACATTAAGGAGAAATtactaaaataatttacatttgccattaaaaaatgacaaaatattttgcaaacatCAAGCAATTTTACCCGCTAAAGGACTACGCAGCAAAGGTCAGTTACGGGCACAATTCTTTAGACTGGGATTTTGACAAATTCACTCAATCACTTCAACCTGAGTATCACTGTATATCTTTAACTTCTTTTTGTCATTCCATCTGAATTTATGATAGGAACTGTaggaaagacaaaaggaaaagggaaaacaatagGAAAGACAAAATCCCAGCGAGACCAGAGTCTTCAGGGATTTAAACCAGTTGAACTCAAGAGTTTCTACTGAGCctgtgaaaaatgaattttttcaAAGCCTGATTTTCAGAGAAAGCAGCTAATCTTCCAAGAGCATCTCCAGAACATAAGAGGACCTGACAGGTAGCAGTCAGCATGgactaaaaatgtgtattttctcaCTTGCATTCTCAGAGATGAGTCAATGCTTTTGCTTGATGCACTTTGGAGACGAGATTTAAGCTTCGTGTGGACCATATGTAATAACCCCAATGCAAACACTGAAAAGCCTGACAAGTTTTAAGGAAATACTACAGCAATAATGTGAATAGAAGTTACAAGGGGAATTTTGACAGCACGCCCAGCAGGTGGTGCCAGCAGTCCGACCCACAATGGTTCCAGCAATTAGCTCTAGCAGTTAATAGACAATCTGGTTTCCTCACATGGGAGACTATACACAAGATTTAACTGAGTTTTATTTATCCTAAAAGCTTGACAAGCCTGCGTGATGCTACCAAAATCATTTGGGACAAAGCAACTgttctttgaaaatgattttaacTAAGCAACCTGTCATATAATTTCTAATGTGCTGCTATACTCTCGGAAGATTGTTTGTGCTGGAAACCGCTGGAATTGGATACTGTGCCGTATTTTGTACAAGTACCCTAATATCACACTGTCTAGCACTGTAAATTCATCCATAGCTAGAGAACTAGGTCATGTCATGTGTCGTTACCTGCTTACCAGTCTTAGTGCCTTCAACAACCCCAGCACTTGCTGCTCACACATACAGGGATGCAGCATTCCCATCCCTTCAGAAGGCATCCGCAAGGTCAGTTTTTGTACCACAAAAAGGAACAGTTGCTGGTAAAGCAGCAACACGTCTGCCCTAAAACTGAGTTGAAAAATTATTCAGCCGTAAATCCAAGACCAAAACATGCAAGCAGCAAGTTGTGGAGTTGGTAGTAAAGCCCTGGCTCCTTGGCTGTGCCGTGTATTAATGCACACACGAATATCTCGAGTTACAGATGTGATGACTGTGGGTAAAACCTCAGCAATACGTATCCTAATGGCCCAAACCTTGGCAGGTAAAATACTGCAGatgtattattatattttggGACTCCGCAGAAGGCTCCCGTGCTGAGCCTGGATTCATAGGGCTCAGCGCGAACcgggaaaggaggaggaagaggaggaggagaaggaggaagaggaggcgcCGGGGGCGGCCCCTTCAGCGCGGCGGCATGGCCGGCCTCATCAATTtcgaggacgaggaggaggtgagggaCTACCTGGCGAACCTGCATGTCGAGTACAGCTACCAGTGCTTCAAGGAGAAGGACCCAGAGGGTAAGCGGCTCCAGGGCGAccccggggccgcggggcccggcggctGCCCGCTGACCGGCGGTGCCTTGCAGGCTGCCAGCGGCTCGCCGACTACCTGGACGCCGTGAAGAAGGACTTCCAGGCGGCGGCGCGGGTGCTGCGCGACAACTGCGAGGCTCACGGACACGGCGAGAGCTGCTACAAGCTGGGGGCCTACCAGGCCATCGGCAAAGGTGGGCACAGCCGGGGGCCGGCCGCTGGCCTCGCCGCCTTCCCTTCTCCGGGCCCGGCCGGGGCCCCCCGtgcctcccctcagcgccctcAGGCGCCGCGGGCTCGGCGCGCCGCGGCCCTCCCTCCCCCTGAATCGCGGCTTtaatccttttaatttttttcttttaatctcaaACTGCTGCACACCTGCATGCCCTGCCCCTTTTATAGCCATATCATAAAAGCTAGGGAAGGGGAAAAACCTTAAGCTGCTTCCTAGTAAATTTTAGGCTACCacatatattatttctttacGATTATGCCTATAGGCGGTAAGTATATCCACCACTGAATGTCGCTGTTCCAAAAATTTTGATATATGCATGTCTGGATGTAATTTTTTACAGAAAGTAAGGCACAAATAGACTTAAAGCTGGTAGCTCTGCTTACAGGCACATAAGTAGGCCCTGTATCCACCTGACATTGCATTGTCATTGCACGCAGTTAAACTActgggttgttttttaaataacagtacCAGTGAGAAATATGATATTTGTACTGTATTTGAACCTAGTAACAATCTCAGCACTTGTACAGGTATACTGGCAAAATAATACTTTTGCCTAGTGTAAGTTATTTGTGAATCTTCATATATGTGCTGGTGGAAAGCGTTTTGTCTGCACAAAATATTCTGATTACTGAGAATTGGATGAGGGTTTCCTAACTTGAAAATTAGCAAAGTCTTTGGAACTGAGACAATAGTGATTCTGAAGTCTTAAATTTTGACTGTTGCATCTCAAGGGAGTGCTGCTGTCTTTCACAAAGAGCACTGCTGCAAAGTAGAGAGCTCTCATCTGTTTCAAGTTATCCTTACAGTAAGTGATCTTGGTTTCTTCGTTGACAGGTGGACTTGACCTCGATTTGAAAGCTGCCTACAAATCGTTTTTGAAGTCATGTGAGAAAGGCGGGAAGAAGTCAGTAAATGCCTGTCATAACGTTGGGCTGTTGGCCCATGATGGAAGAGTAAATGATGATGATAAACCTGACCCAGTTGCTGCTAGAGACTATTACACAAAGGCCTGTGATGGCAATTTTGCTCCTAGCTGCTTCAACCTCAGTGTAATATATCTCCAAGGAGCACCTGGAGTCCCAAAGGACATGAACCGTGCTTTGAAGTACTCACTGAAAGGGTGTGAGCTGGGTCACATATGGGCCTGTGCCAATGCCAGCCGAATGTACAAACTGGGAGATGGCATTGAGAAGAATGATGCCAAGGCAGAGGATTTGAAAAACAGGGCAAAACAGTTgcataaagaacagaaagaagctTCAAGTTCTTTAACATTTGGGGAGTAAAACTGTCAGTTGCAATTACCAAGAATGCAGTTTTAAATGGCAAGTGAATGTGTTATTTAAATCATATGAGCATATGGTTTTCACTCAATAAATATCCTGTAAGTATTTGCATATGCAAATAAgttcatatttttctgaatgcaATAAATGTGACCAACTCTgtgcctttctgcttttttaaatacGTATGTTTTTAAGTGTATTGTTTTGATCCCTCTCCtctttaaggaagaaaaaatctgaGCACAGAAAAAACTGTGCTCAGCTCAGGCTGAATTGATTGCTGCTGTGTAAAGGTTCATGCCCTTCAGAGGCTCTTGTGGAATTCACAGATTTTCTGAGCTAACCACTGGCTGGACCAAGCACAGATCTTGAACTGCTTTCACTTTAAAAGCATGCTAATTTTGCAGGTTTTGGACACAGAAATACTGTCCTTTGCTTTGTGAGAGGTTCATCCATGCCTCCTGTTGATCCTGGACAGTGCCTGTTACTGTCTGCAGTGATTCCAGGTTT
The sequence above is drawn from the Anas acuta chromosome 8, bAnaAcu1.1, whole genome shotgun sequence genome and encodes:
- the COA7 gene encoding cytochrome c oxidase assembly factor 7, which encodes MAGLINFEDEEEVRDYLANLHVEYSYQCFKEKDPEGCQRLADYLDAVKKDFQAAARVLRDNCEAHGHGESCYKLGAYQAIGKGGLDLDLKAAYKSFLKSCEKGGKKSVNACHNVGLLAHDGRVNDDDKPDPVAARDYYTKACDGNFAPSCFNLSVIYLQGAPGVPKDMNRALKYSLKGCELGHIWACANASRMYKLGDGIEKNDAKAEDLKNRAKQLHKEQKEASSSLTFGE